One part of the Parasphingorhabdus sp. SCSIO 66989 genome encodes these proteins:
- a CDS encoding molybdopterin-dependent oxidoreductase, with amino-acid sequence MTDTHKPSGLSLSKPVSQYGKTPFDRLRANGKGRQVSITRRKLLGGAALGLAGGLLSGCDMLNDSKPFRNMLRSAESANFTVQRALTDRQALATTFPESAISPVFPSNGTKEPDSASYARFAARDFAGWPLIIDGLVENPLDLTLEQVRAMPSQTQITRHDCVEGWSAIGKWTGVRLSHLLEQAKLKPEARYLVFHCADRLYGVPYYESIDLIDAHHPQTILAWALNDEPLPIGNGAPLRLRVERQLGYKHAKYVVRIEAVSTLGGVYGGKGGYWEDVANYAWYAGI; translated from the coding sequence ATGACCGATACCCACAAACCGTCAGGGCTGAGCCTGTCGAAGCCCGTTTCTCAATACGGAAAGACGCCCTTCGACAGGCTCAGGGCTAACGGTAAAGGACGCCAAGTCTCCATAACCCGCCGCAAATTGCTCGGCGGTGCTGCGCTGGGCCTCGCGGGCGGCCTGCTCAGCGGTTGCGATATGCTCAATGACAGCAAGCCTTTCCGCAACATGCTGCGCAGCGCGGAGAGTGCCAATTTCACCGTGCAGCGCGCGCTGACGGACCGGCAGGCATTGGCTACCACCTTCCCCGAAAGCGCTATCTCGCCGGTCTTCCCGTCCAATGGCACCAAGGAGCCGGACAGCGCCTCCTATGCCCGCTTTGCCGCGCGCGATTTTGCCGGTTGGCCGCTAATCATTGACGGGTTGGTCGAGAACCCGCTCGACCTGACGCTGGAACAGGTACGCGCCATGCCCAGCCAGACCCAGATCACCCGGCATGATTGCGTCGAGGGCTGGAGTGCGATCGGCAAATGGACCGGGGTGCGGCTTTCGCATCTGCTCGAACAGGCGAAGCTCAAGCCCGAGGCGCGCTATCTGGTGTTCCATTGCGCTGATCGGCTTTATGGTGTCCCCTATTATGAGAGCATCGACCTGATTGACGCGCACCACCCGCAGACGATTCTCGCCTGGGCGCTCAATGATGAACCGCTGCCCATCGGCAATGGCGCGCCGCTCAGGCTGCGGGTTGAGCGCCAATTGGGGTATAAACATGCAAAATATGTGGTGCGAATAGAGGCCGTTAGCACCCTGGGGGGTGTTTATGGCGGCAAAGGCGGGTATTGGGAGGATGTCGCCAACTATGCCTGGTATGCCGGGATATAG
- a CDS encoding cyclopropane-fatty-acyl-phospholipid synthase family protein, whose protein sequence is MGSHEVAYIMWLLDRFLKKIITEGVLEVEGPEGESYEYGEPHEDYGPVRLKIADKATANRISRNPALGAGEAFMDGTLTIENDDIFGLLALIAYNMRWDYENTTRVGLWKSQRLLSKIQQVNDSVRSRKNVAHHYDLNDRLYDLFLDADRQYSCAYFTDSDNSLEQAQQDKMAHIAAKLDLKPEHQVLDIGCGWGGLSLYIHKVSGARVKGITLSEEQLKVARERAEAAGVADKVSFELIDYRHVQETFDRVVSVGMFEHVGRPNFQAYFDAIRDRLKPDGVALVHTIARADGPGVTDPWTQKYIFPGGYAPALSEILPHVEKAWLWATDIEILRLHYGHTLVHWYKRCEAKRAEIEALYDERFYRMWMFYLAAAANAFFHDGHMNAQIQLTRKRDVLPLTRDYIAEVERKYRKT, encoded by the coding sequence GTGGGAAGTCATGAGGTCGCTTATATTATGTGGTTGTTGGACCGTTTTCTGAAGAAGATCATCACTGAGGGTGTACTCGAAGTCGAAGGGCCCGAGGGGGAAAGCTATGAATATGGCGAGCCGCATGAGGATTATGGCCCGGTCCGGCTTAAAATCGCCGACAAGGCCACCGCCAACCGTATCAGCCGTAATCCGGCACTCGGTGCGGGCGAGGCCTTTATGGATGGCACCCTCACCATTGAGAATGACGATATTTTCGGCCTGTTGGCGCTGATCGCCTATAATATGCGTTGGGATTATGAGAATACGACCCGTGTCGGCCTCTGGAAATCGCAGCGGTTGCTGTCCAAAATCCAGCAGGTGAATGACTCGGTACGCAGCCGCAAAAATGTCGCGCATCATTATGATCTGAATGACCGTCTTTATGATCTCTTTCTTGATGCTGACCGCCAATATAGCTGCGCTTATTTCACCGATAGCGACAATAGTCTGGAACAGGCGCAGCAAGACAAGATGGCGCATATCGCGGCCAAGCTGGACCTGAAGCCGGAGCATCAGGTGCTCGATATCGGCTGTGGCTGGGGCGGGCTTTCGCTCTATATTCACAAGGTGTCCGGCGCGCGGGTCAAGGGCATTACCCTGTCCGAAGAACAGCTAAAGGTAGCGCGTGAACGCGCCGAGGCGGCAGGCGTGGCCGACAAGGTGTCGTTCGAGCTGATCGACTATCGCCATGTGCAGGAGACCTTTGACCGTGTTGTCTCCGTGGGCATGTTCGAGCATGTCGGGCGACCCAATTTTCAGGCCTATTTTGACGCAATCCGCGATCGGCTAAAGCCCGATGGCGTGGCGCTGGTGCACACCATCGCCCGCGCCGACGGGCCGGGTGTTACCGACCCTTGGACGCAGAAGTATATCTTCCCCGGTGGCTATGCCCCGGCGCTGAGCGAGATCCTGCCACATGTTGAAAAGGCATGGCTCTGGGCCACTGATATCGAGATTCTGCGGCTGCATTACGGCCATACCTTGGTCCACTGGTATAAACGCTGCGAAGCCAAGCGCGCCGAGATCGAGGCGCTGTATGATGAGCGCTTTTACCGCATGTGGATGTTCTATCTGGCTGCAGCGGCCAATGCGTTTTTCCATGATGGACACATGAATGCGCAGATCCAGCTTACGCGGAAGCGTGATGTACTGCCGCTGACGCGCGATTATATTGCCGAGGTGGAGAGGAAATATCGTAAGACATAA
- a CDS encoding DUF1801 domain-containing protein produces the protein MAENKTQENDGDVNAFINAVEHDGRREDARVLLDLFHKVTGVEPKMWGDSIIGYGSYHYKYDSGREGDFLRTGFSPRKANLSLYIMGSAYDGEAQKKRDALLAKLGKHKMARACLYITRLKNVDMDVLEELIRDDWEHMQRKYPE, from the coding sequence ATGGCCGAGAACAAGACGCAGGAAAATGACGGCGATGTAAACGCTTTCATTAATGCGGTCGAGCATGACGGGCGACGTGAAGACGCGCGTGTTCTGCTTGATCTGTTCCACAAGGTAACCGGCGTGGAGCCGAAAATGTGGGGCGATTCCATTATCGGCTATGGTAGCTATCACTATAAATATGACAGCGGTCGTGAAGGGGATTTCCTCCGCACCGGTTTTTCGCCGCGCAAAGCCAATCTCAGCCTCTATATTATGGGCAGTGCCTATGATGGCGAGGCGCAGAAGAAGCGCGATGCTTTGCTGGCCAAGCTAGGCAAGCACAAAATGGCGAGAGCCTGTCTCTACATCACGCGTTTGAAAAATGTGGATATGGATGTGCTGGAAGAACTGATCCGCGACGATTGGGAGCATATGCAGCGGAAGTATCCAGAGTGA